TTCCGGAATTTGATGACAGTTACAGCGATGAACCCGACATTATCCCAGACTATACGCAGAAAACGCAAAATTTTCCTGAAATCGATAATAGTTACAGTGAAGAGTCAGAATTTTTGCCAGCTGCTAAACCTGAGAACAAGAAAATAGAATCAAGCAATGACGAACAAGAAAACGAGAATCAAGACTCAAACGATAACGACTCAGAATCATTACAGGACATAACAGAAATTAACGAGCCTTTGCCGGTAATTGATAATGACTCTGACGAACAAGAAAACGAGCCTCAAGACTCAAACAATGACGACTCAGAATCATTACAGGACTTCACAGAAATTAACGAGCCTGAGCCTTTGCCGGTAATTGATAATGACTCTGACGAACAAGAAAACGAGACTCAAGACTCAATAACTTACGACTCAGAAATTAGCGAGCCTGACTCATTAAACGACTTCGACGAAATGACTCAAGACGAATCGCAAAATTTGCCGGAAATTCCCATTATCGAGGACAAAGACGACTCAGAAAATGAACTCCCCGATATTCCCGTAATTGATGACAGCGAAGACTCCGACAACGACGAACCCGAAGAAATTTCGCCCGATTCAGAGTCAGAACTTGAACAAGAGCCAGACTCCGACCCCGAAGCAGAAGCCGCCCCAGTCAGTATTACAATGCCGGAAGACACTAACACAGCAGAAAATAAATTAATGGCCGACATCGCAGAAGCCATGACAGGAAATCCCCTGACTCTTGACTCGCCCGATACACCGGAACCTTACAAGCTGCCAGACTTTGAAAATCTCGACAATAACGACCAGCAGACAGCAGAAGAAAAATTACGTGCTAATATCGCGCAGGCAATGTCAGAGTCTCCCCTCGACGCAGCACAAGATAAATCAAATCAGGATCTCGAACAAGATTTAAACCCTTTCGACGATTTGCCGTTAACTGATTTGAAGCCTGCACCCGAACCAGAGCCGGAACCGGAAAAAGAGTCAGCACCGGAAGAGTCATTTATACCCGATTTCAACGAGGAGCCGGAAGAATTACCGCAGGAAAATCAAGAGTCTTCGCTTGACGACTCAGAAAATAATCAAGATAACGAACCTGATGACTTCTTTAGCATTATTGATGATGACTCACATGATGAGACAGAATCAGAACCCGAATCTAAACCGGAAGACTCACACGAGCAAACCGACTCAGAACTTGAACCTATCGAAATCGAAAATATTGACTCGCCCGAACCTGATAATCCACCTGCAGGCGAAGAAGAAAATTTGTTGCAGGAAATCGCAAATATTTCTAACTCCAACATTGACTCTAATCCTGAACCCGAACCAGAGTCAGAACCCGATTTAATACCTGATATTGACTCAGAGTCAGAACCAGAATCAGACAGCGAACCCGAAATTTTGCCGAGCTTATTAGATGACAACGAACACCCAGACCCGGACTCAAGCACCGACGATGACGCAAACGACTGGGATATTTCATCACTGGGCGCACTTAGTGAAGCAGCGTCAATTATCGGCGATGACCATCATGAAGACGACACAGACTCAGATACAAATCTTCCGGAAGTTATCGAGCCGGAGACAGATTTACAAGCACCACCCGAATCAGAATCAGTAATTATTACTCACATAAATCCAGATGAAGAAAGAAGCAATGAAAAAATTATGAGCATCAGAGACAAACTCGAAAACCGTAAGGGCGGAAATGACGGCACCAGCGCAAAAAGGCCGTGGGCAGCTTTGATTACTGCATTATTGCTGACAGGTTTATTAGTCGTCGGCGTTATGCTTTACTTCAGAGTCGGATCACTCATTGACAGAATTTCAGCAGGCACAGACGGACTCTCGTTAAATGCTCCTTCAGCTGTTGAAGCTCCTGCAAGTTATGAATACTCGATTGATTTCATTCTTGACCCGAATATAACAGAAAGAATGACTCAACGCGGTAAAGCAGGCTGGCAGGTCGTCGGCTCAAGAAGGACTCAGGACACGACAACAGGTCAATACGGCTATGAATTTATTTTCATGCGCAGAATCAAAGGCGGTAACTAATGGCGATATTCTCAAAATTGCGCGAGGGTCTCAAAAGCGTTAAAGCAAAATGGAGCAGCGGAATAGCAAAATTATTCTCCTCTAAAAAATTTGATGACTCTTTCTGGGACTCTCTCGAGGAAAATTTAATTTCAGGCGATACAGGACTCGAATTTACAGAAGAAATTATTGACTTCCTCAAGGCCGAGTCAAAGAATAAAAACGTGAAGACACCTGCTGACCTGCAAAAAATTTTTGTTGACAAGATTACTCAAGAGCTTGACTCAGTTCCGGGAATGGGCAAAAGTTTTAATCCCGCGAAAAAGCCTTTAGTTTTGCTCATGATAGGAGTCAACGGCAGCGGAAAAACTACCAGCGCAGGAAAATTAGCTTCAATGTACAAGAAACAGGGTAAAAGCGTAATAATGGCCGCAGCAGATACTTTCAGAGCAGCAGCAGTCGAGCAGTTAAAAATTTGGGGTGAACGTTCCGGCGTTAGAGTCATTGCACAAGGTCAGGGGAGCGACCCCGCAGCAGTTGCATTTGACGCATTCAAGGCCGCAGAGAGTTCAAATACTGATATATTAATCGTCGATACAGCCGGGCGTTTGCATGATAAACATAATTTAATGGAAGAATTACGCAAGATTCACCGCGTTTTATTGCGTGAGGCAGGGCAGGAGCGACTCGAAACTGTTTTAGTGCTTGACTCTGTGCTCGGTCAAAATTCTGTAGCTCAGGCAGAAACTTTTAATGCGATTATCCCCGTATCAGCGATTATATTAACGAAATATGACAACACGTCTAAAGGCGGAGTCGTTATCTCGATTGCTAGAAAATTGCGCGTTCCAGTGCGTTATATCGGGCTGGGTGAAGGTGCTGACGACTTGAATAATTTTGACACGGCAGAATTTGCTAATGCCCTTATGGAAATATAATCCGTGAACAGGTCAGAATATAATTTAACGCTATTAACGCCGGAGTCAACGCTTTTATTTTTCTTGCGGACTCTTTTCGGTTCTGTCGCTGAATATGCCGTGTATATTCCTGATTCTGGTGATGTTATTGCGTTGATGAAGGAGCAATTAGTTTCGCTCGTTGAAAGGGGCTGTGCTGACTCAATGGTCAAGACTCTCCCGCAGTTAGTTGCGCGAAATATCGTAAGGCCCGTAGACCTTGAAGAAATTGATTATCCTGATGAAGTCAACGCGCTTTATGTTACTCTGACAGGTTCATTTATTAGCACGTTAGAAGCTGCTTTATACCCTGATGAACCAGTTTATCCAGAGTGGTGGGAGGCTCCTGTACCGTTTGCGATTTCTTCACGCGGAAATTTGCGCCTTAATGACACAGCAAAAAATTTGTTCGGCTCCGAGCTTGAGAGATTAAACGCTTATGAATTACCCGACAAGGACGAATTTATTGTAACTCTTGATTCTGAAAGCGGCACGAGATTTATAGCGTTCAAGAAATTGAAAGCCGGCATTTATTCAATTGATGACTGCACAGAAGATTTAAATGACGCGCAGGATATAACTTGGTGGGCAGCGGTCGGCCAAGCATGGACTAGGGAAATAGAATCTCAGGGCGGAAAATGGCAGAGACTCGACAATCCTCCCGAAGGCAAGTCAAAAACTTTCAGAGCTTGTGAATGGCACGGAGAATTACAGGGTTACTTGAATATACAAATGCCCCCGCGAAAGAAAGCACCGGCCAAGAAAGCACCCGCAAAGAAGCAGGAACCCGAAAAAATTTCTACTCCTCGCAAACCTGATGACGTAATTACAAATATCGGCCCTCAAGCAATGGCATTATTAGCAGCTGGTCAATTAAGAGATCACGAAGGAGCTTTTATGAATGAGTAAACCTTTAGTCAAGAGAATAACGGGGATTCTTTATCCGTCAGACAATGAAAATTTATTGCAATGGTCAATAGCTGAACTCGCAAAAATATGGGGCGAACCTGAATTATTCAGCAAATCCGTCCCGTTCGACAAGACTAATTATTATGACGAAATTTCCCCGAATTTGAATCGAATATTTATGAGTTTTCCGGGACTCGTTTATGCCGGAGGACTCGCAGACTGGAAACATCAAGCAATAGAAATAGAATCCCGCAGCCGTGAAAATATCAGAGCTGTAAACATTGATCCGGGATATATTGACGGTGCAAGATTGATTCTCGCGTCAACAAAGGATCACGCACACAGAATTTATTTGCGCGACGAAATTTTTGCGGAAGTTACAATGAGATTCAGGTTTAAGCAGTGGCAGAGCTTTGATTACACTTTTCCC
This sequence is a window from Synergistaceae bacterium. Protein-coding genes within it:
- a CDS encoding DUF4416 family protein, with translation MSKPLVKRITGILYPSDNENLLQWSIAELAKIWGEPELFSKSVPFDKTNYYDEISPNLNRIFMSFPGLVYAGGLADWKHQAIEIESRSRENIRAVNIDPGYIDGARLILASTKDHAHRIYLRDEIFAEVTMRFRFKQWQSFDYTFPDFQSRVYDEFLSRVRKLWLKEVKEL
- the ftsY gene encoding signal recognition particle-docking protein FtsY, translated to MAIFSKLREGLKSVKAKWSSGIAKLFSSKKFDDSFWDSLEENLISGDTGLEFTEEIIDFLKAESKNKNVKTPADLQKIFVDKITQELDSVPGMGKSFNPAKKPLVLLMIGVNGSGKTTSAGKLASMYKKQGKSVIMAAADTFRAAAVEQLKIWGERSGVRVIAQGQGSDPAAVAFDAFKAAESSNTDILIVDTAGRLHDKHNLMEELRKIHRVLLREAGQERLETVLVLDSVLGQNSVAQAETFNAIIPVSAIILTKYDNTSKGGVVISIARKLRVPVRYIGLGEGADDLNNFDTAEFANALMEI